In Gammaproteobacteria bacterium (ex Lamellibrachia satsuma), a single genomic region encodes these proteins:
- a CDS encoding FAD:protein FMN transferase yields MSRQIPPVLIILSILVATGCHDEHQPIHHSRFLAFGTLVDLDIVGADRKTAEQASAAIQADFNAMHQAWHAWDPGPLKRVNLLIQKGEQFSVPPSVQPLIEQSSLLSAQSNHLFNPAIGHLIDLWGFQKSPEQWKPPQQAAIDKLLTTNPRMSDLQLDDILLQSSNPSVKLDFGAFGKGYGIDLAIEHLRELGIQSAILNSGGDLRAIGNRDGRPWRIAIRRSSGHGVFAMVEVDGDESVFTSGDYERNFTYEGRLYHHIVDPRTGYPATKSHSVTVIHQNAATADAAATALFIAGPDEWHEIAQAMGIKFVLLVGSDDRIHMNPAMQKRVILVDENHQEIVVSKPL; encoded by the coding sequence CTGTCCCGACAGATTCCGCCTGTGCTTATCATCCTGTCCATACTCGTGGCTACGGGCTGTCACGACGAGCACCAACCCATCCACCACAGCCGCTTCCTCGCCTTTGGCACCCTGGTCGACCTCGACATCGTCGGCGCAGATCGAAAAACAGCAGAACAGGCCAGCGCAGCCATCCAGGCCGATTTCAACGCGATGCATCAAGCTTGGCATGCCTGGGACCCCGGCCCACTGAAACGAGTTAACCTTTTGATCCAGAAGGGGGAACAGTTTTCCGTCCCGCCGTCAGTGCAGCCCCTGATCGAACAGTCCAGCCTGCTCTCCGCCCAAAGTAACCACCTTTTCAATCCCGCCATTGGTCATCTGATCGATCTTTGGGGGTTTCAGAAGAGTCCCGAGCAGTGGAAACCACCACAGCAGGCGGCAATCGACAAACTGCTCACGACCAATCCGCGCATGTCGGATCTGCAACTGGACGACATTCTGCTGCAATCATCAAATCCGTCAGTCAAACTCGATTTCGGCGCCTTCGGCAAGGGGTATGGCATCGACCTGGCCATCGAACATCTGCGCGAATTGGGCATCCAGAGCGCCATCCTCAACTCAGGGGGGGATCTGCGGGCTATCGGCAACCGTGACGGACGCCCCTGGCGCATCGCCATTCGCCGGTCCAGCGGCCACGGTGTCTTTGCCATGGTTGAGGTGGATGGGGACGAAAGCGTTTTCACCTCCGGCGATTACGAGCGAAACTTCACGTATGAGGGCCGTCTGTATCACCACATCGTCGATCCCCGCACCGGTTACCCTGCCACAAAATCCCATTCTGTAACCGTCATCCACCAAAATGCCGCCACTGCCGACGCTGCCGCCACCGCACTCTTTATCGCCGGACCGGATGAGTGGCATGAGATCGCGCAGGCTATGGGGATAAAGTTTGTCCTTCTAGTCGGTAGCGACGATCGTATTCATATGAACCCGGCAATGCAGAAACGGGTCATACTGGTGGATGAAAATCATCAGGAAATCGTCGTGAGCAAGCCGCTCTGA